Proteins encoded within one genomic window of Hermetia illucens chromosome 2, iHerIll2.2.curated.20191125, whole genome shotgun sequence:
- the LOC119649671 gene encoding spidroin-2-like — translation MKSFILGLAVVALASADVSHLDTVRDADGYHYKQPSPGSGGFTDGFGQLGAGRPQQQYLPPTNQISPAQPGSQYTAPGQQFPGQGPNGQPSFGARPQGPGFRGSPQPSQLYNAPNQPHGSGPASSPQFGSGQSPQFGAGPSPQFPGQGPSGNAPQQQYLPPGGDLTGPAPGGHGPAPGSHGPAPGSQGPAPGGHGPAGHGPGPLGQGPSGENPQQQYPSPVGGPTGRAPGGPGSFGPSGSSPFQSSGSLAGGRHPNPQNQYIPPAISNDVEPAHTLSEDGYRYKNPNLQ, via the exons ATG AAATCATTCATTCTGGGACTGGCAGTAGTTGCTTTGGCATCAGCGGACGTATCGCATTTAGACACTGTTCGGGATGCCGATGGATATCACTACAAGCAACCCTCGCCCGGTAGTGGAGGTTTCACTGATGGTTTCGGCCAGCTAGGCGCCGGACGCCCACAACAACAATACCTACCGCCAACAAATCAAATTTCGCCAGCGCAACCAGGCAGTCAATACACTGCCCCAGGTCAACAATTCCCAGGACAAGGACCAAACGGACAGCCTTCTTTCGGAGCCAGGCCTCAAGGACCGGGATTCCGAGGTTCTCCTCAGCCATCTCAACTCTACAACGCTCCTAATCAACCACATGGCAGTGGACCTGCTTCATCTCCACAGTTCGGATCTGGACAATCTCCGCAGTTTGGAGCTGGCCCATCACCACAATTCCCTGGACAAGGACCAAGTGGTAATGCTCCCCAACAACAATACCTTCCACCCGGTGGTGATTTGACTGGACCAGCTCCCGGGGGTCACGGGCCTGCTCCAGGAAGTCACGGACCAGCTCCAGGAAGTCAAGGACCAGCTCCAGGAGGTCACGGACCCGCGGGTCATGGACCAGGCCCACTGGGCCAAGGGCCAAGTGGTGAAAATCCCCAACAACAGTACCCTTCACCTGTTGGAGGACCAACCGGACGCGCTCCAGGAGGCCCTGGTTCATTTGGCCCATCCGGTAGCTCTCCATTCCAATCATCTGGCTCATTGGCCGGTGGCCGACATCCAAATCCACAAAACCAATACATTCCACCAGCAATCAGTAATGATGTTGAACCTGCGCATACGTTAAGTGAGGATGGATACAGATACAAGAATCCCAACTTACAATGA